The genomic segment atacttaaattaaatattgttgtggGGAAACAAATGTGTTTCTATTCCATCAGAGATCTGGAATAGATTTCTAGAGGATATTCAATGTAGAAGTAACCCACAAAGGCTTGCAGTTGGAACTGCAAAGACATGACATCACACTTTTTAGGTGTTTATAtgtgagaaaattaaatttctaattTCATTTTCCCTATCCGACTGAATTTttacacgtttttttttttttgcgtcgatctagcacataaaatcccaattaaagaCATTGAGGTTCGTAGTAGAAGCGCGAcaaaatgaagttaaaaatgGGGGTCTGAAAACTTTTGCGAGGCACTTATGATTCGTTCTGAGAACCCGGAGCGATGCCGCTGCGTTCTGGTGGATGGACCGGGATGACCTCCGAAACCGGAAGAAATGGGAAGTCCCTCGGAGATTTTAATGTCACGATCTTCACGGATAAACTCTCTccttagtttaaaaaaaaaaaaaaacaacaaaaaactatgCTTCTGAGTAAACCATGATTATTTACAAAGTCTGTAAGGCAGGGGGGAGAGgtagaacaaaaacattccagCTGAGGCAGAGGGTTGTAATGGATGTTGTACCGTCACAGCTAATGATACTGGCGCAGcagcaaaaactaaacaaaacaaaataaaaatcctggaGAGTGTCGAGTACTTAGATGAGATTTGGATGGAGAAGCATGGCTGGTGACGCAGAGAGGCGCTACTTATTATAAGGAGGCCACAGCAGGTAAAAACTGGGAGAGGCAtcctggtgtttttttttctgtctcttgttCTGAGGTTTGATGGATTTAAGACAAGAGCCCTGTAGGTTGACCACATCTCTTCCGCCGTGGACGGGAAATGAGCTCCCAGTTGTTCACTGAAAGGAGGGATGGAGGTGATGATGATGGGACGGGGGGGTGAGGTGCAGGGGGAAGAAACCTCAACTTTGCTATACCTCCACTATTAttgctttcctgtttttccacaGGCACTTCAGAGGATTAGGCTTTGGCTGAAGTTGAGCGCTGAAGAGGAGGCTGGGGATGAATCGGCGAGAGACGGGAGTGACAGATGGTGCTAAAAGTGTGCTTGTGATCtctaatttgttttctgcaaCCGAAGAAAGCTACCTCCCAGCAGTAGAGTAATCACGCTCACTGGGTGAGAAGGgagagacacacaaaaaaaacaaaaacaaaaaaaaaacaacacccaGTGAGGTTGGGATCGCTGGTGCTTGCGTGAGTCAAAGAGTGCTCTCCTCGTCGGAAACCTGAGGACTCCGAGGCCGAGGGGCGGGCGGGTTTGGAACGCCTCCGCTCCCCGCGTCCATCATGCAGTCGAGGGTTCTTTGTCCCCGCGTTAGTCCGTGTGGTTGTTCGCGTGCTTCTCGTCCACGTCGGCCTTCACCTTCCGCCCGCCTCTCCCCGTCAGGACTCTGTAGCAGCCGCGGGCGATCTTGTACATCCAGATGGTGTTGAGGACGTCCAGGGCGATGCACGACGTGATCCAGGCCACCTGCGCTCCCAGGCCCAGCCGCTCGAACTCGGGCGTGCCGAATGTGGCGAAGACGCTCGCCCAGTAGGACGGCATGACGGCAATGCGGACGACGAAGAACACCACCGCCATGGCAACGCCGTTCAGCACCACCATCCGGTGTGAGCGGGGGTACTTCAACACCTCGTAGAACCACCTGAGGGACAGAGGAGGCAGAGGGGTTGACGTCTTGAACACTGTTGCGTCACAGATTAGGGGTAGGTGATATTTGAAGTTTCATCATGACATTTTGTGGTGCTATTGTGACAGAGATAAACGTGACAATAAGAATTATTTGGCACTTCTATTGCAGGGAACTTTAGGTATGGTTGTAACATACAATGGGCGCCATGATTGGTATGTTATGAGTCATAACGGCACAAAAACATCACTgctcttgaaaaataaaaacaaaaaagtgaaatacgCTTCTGTAGGACAACCAATATAAAGCACTGAAGTCTGTGCTTTATATTTGACCCTAAACTTAACCACAAATTTGGAAATTTGTAGGAATTTGCCTGACTTGCGGCCGTCTCACCTTTGGTTCACGAACGGCGTGGACAGCTCTGAAATGAGACGGAAATTGGCGAAATAAGGAAGCACCCCGCGTGTCTGCAAAAGCCAAATGGATGCATTAGTCGGAGAAACACGGGAAGAGTTTAATCTGGTTTTCTCCTCCTGGGAAACAGCGTCCTCACCAACACGAATCCATAGGCATACAGCGCCGCCAAGTGGTGGCAGACGAAAAAGCTGTCCCCCATTGTGCTCCAGTTACATGCTAGCAGGACAAGATCTGAGGAGGAGAGATGAAGGTGGAAGAACTACTGAGGTTATGATCAAAAGGACGTTTAATATTAAATTGTAAACAGCTTAATAGATGTTTGGGCTGTTAACTGGGATACAATGAGCAGTTATTATTTCTCTGGGTTTAACAGAGGcaacaaacatacattttgtcacattacagccaaaaagtggaaattattttggtgtttctttgttttttttttaatttaatttattgcaaataaagtaattaaaataatgcattttatatttagtccTTTGAAGCAAAAGATAACACTACTACTGTTTGAGGTATTTCTTAACTTGCTTTGTTCTGTTAGAGACGCAAGTTTTTGcttactttcattttcaaaagaactgGAGCTCTAATCATTAGATTAGACTCAGGTTtcgactttgactaggccattctaacacatgattATACCTTGACCATTCTATTGCACCTATGGATGAATGTTGAGGGGTTATGGAGGCGAACCTTCACCACAGCCTCAATAACTTCACAGactaacagattttcttccaggagaGGTGTTCAAAGTGCAGCTCCCAGGCTTTTTGCAGCCCTTAGTAGAATATTATGCAGCTTCCTCCACCTCGATCTAAGAATGGTATGATGAACAGGGATTTGATATACAGATGGACAGTTTGTCGTTTTTCGGCTGAAAGTTTCAAAGAAATTTTCAGTCTactttaaacagaaattgtTTAGTACAATGTTGCTGTGTGTAATATCCCCCAACATGCTTCAATGAGATatgaagattattatttttttcttcttttgtaatcTCACAAAAGCAGGCAGCACAAACGTCCAATAAGTTTTACTGAAGAACAGGTCCAGGCACGTACATTCATTAAGTTATTGCTCAATTACAGCAAGCTTTTATTCAAAGGAAAGACCGACTCATATTCCTTTCTTGTTGAcacttaaaacttttgtttttaaactgacaaaataagtaaataaaataaaaaactgactcggttttattaaaaatactgCTTGTTAAATTTATTGCTGagcagttaaataaaaacagaaagtgtgtCTAACAATTATGCAGTAGAGGGAGTTTGGATTCATACATgccacatttttcttatttctatttatttaaaaaaatgaagaaaaaccaCCTATctggttgtaacgtgacaaaaggTTCAAAGGATAGCTACACAAGCTACAAGAGGGTAagttgcaaaagtattgataaGGAAACTAACAAAATAATGCCTGCCACGTCCTGTTAGGTTGGTAAATGATCAATAGAGGTCGAGGAAGGCGCTTACCGTAGAGGAGGTAGCCACAGGTTATGGCTACATTTAGTTTGACCAGATTAGGGTCACCCCTGTGGAACAGCAAACAAAGTTTAAAGGTACTTGCAGTGAAACTGGGACGATATTACAATCAATGTCAGCAAACCAGGAGGGGGATCTGCTGACTCTTATAGGCAGCTTCAAAACGCACAGCATATATCTGAAGACTAATTAACAGGCGATCTGGAACAGAGTCATTATCATTCATGCTTGGTGGTCATTCAAGATCATATCTTATCGGTGTGTCGCTACATGTTAGTTAAAACCAACATGTTGATGGGATAACCGTAAGAACCAGTACGTTTGGGATGAGGAGAGACGTTCTGGTTATGATCCGGCTCTGGAGGATTTTAAGTGTCTGTGAATAACGTCGATTCACAGCAGCAATGGAGGAGATGCCTTTGCTTCAGTTTACATGTGACGGTGGTATCAGTCGCAGGTGTCGTGTGGCACATGGCTGCCTGACGGTTCCTGTAACAGGACCTCACGTTACTGCACatgtactgtaaataaaaaaaaaaaaaacattcgcACTACAAGGAGCCAAcgctcagaaacacacacacacacacacacatatatatatgccCAGTCATGGTTTCCTCCAGtttattataagcctggcgggcctcCAGGCTTTACCAGCCCCCAGCCCCCCTCCACCAGGCTaagtgttgtttattttaaatcaggttttaaaataaaaaaacaaactgttttttataAGGTTTTTTACAGTGACAGAAAAGATGGACTAATAGATTTATAGTTGATGCATTAATTTGCGCCGTCCCTGCCAGTTGGCCTCACACGccattatttccaaattataatGTCTGCTCCAAATGTTTGtgacttttaacatttttcaccaCAAAAACACGGTGGGCCGCTCGTGGACTGTGCTAGCGCCCCCTAACATCAaacttagcaggttttctggggggaaCCCTGTTCAGTTGTCATGTAGGGACACAGCGATGACTCCTCAACTCAGTACAGACCTTGACCTAAACACAGCTGACCGTCCACTGTCATGGATCATGTTAAGGTCAGCCAAGATTTTCCTATCATCTTTCACTCTTTCCTTAGTGGCCACTAATCACTTATTCAGTGCGtcacaaacatatttatagCTTGTCAGTACAAGTAGCTGCATTAGTACTAGGAGTCATATTCCGGCCATAAGCCCAGAGCTTATTAAGAAATCCTATTTATTAGTTGAGAGAGCGCATTAGCTAGAAAGTTGAGCGTGAACTCTGTGTCTAGTGGGCAAATTAGTCACTTGTGGGTGGTAACTATTCTGTTGGCTCAGATTGGCCGGATTTTCAGCTCAAAACCTGCGCTGGTGAGGACAGGACCTGGCAggatatttaagaaaaaaaaggtaatttaaaaaaatataattgatAGAAGACCTCCACTTTAATGGAACTGCATATTCTTCCCAATATAAATGTGAATCTTCAAAATTCTATAAATTTGTTTGGTCCTTAGTTGATAGTTGTTGCTCCCAATATTTTTGTGTCTTACTAAAGAAGGACTAATACAATATTGTTTTCTAGGTCTCTGATATTTTAGGTCCTGTCCACACAAAGACCATTTTAGGTTCATCTGCAATGATTTCTTTGTCGTCTTGACTGCTTTTTGGGAGACCAGAAATGGTCAT from the Gambusia affinis linkage group LG19, SWU_Gaff_1.0, whole genome shotgun sequence genome contains:
- the tlcd4b gene encoding TLC domain-containing protein 4-B isoform X1; its protein translation is METRELSVVAGSFVGFQILFSVASPRLSLAVTTGYKQLPPTKLTEWNSRLVSTVHALIVGLFCLYILWFDDAVNANPVWGDPNLVKLNVAITCGYLLYDLVLLACNWSTMGDSFFVCHHLAALYAYGFVLTRGVLPYFANFRLISELSTPFVNQRWFYEVLKYPRSHRMVVLNGVAMAVVFFVVRIAVMPSYWASVFATFGTPEFERLGLGAQVAWITSCIALDVLNTIWMYKIARGCYRVLTGRGGRKVKADVDEKHANNHTD
- the tlcd4b gene encoding TLC domain-containing protein 4-B isoform X2, which gives rise to MGDSFFVCHHLAALYAYGFVLTRGVLPYFANFRLISELSTPFVNQRWFYEVLKYPRSHRMVVLNGVAMAVVFFVVRIAVMPSYWASVFATFGTPEFERLGLGAQVAWITSCIALDVLNTIWMYKIARGCYRVLTGRGGRKVKADVDEKHANNHTD